AAATGTGCTTAAAAGTTACTTCTTGATGCATTTAGAATAATGTTTTACAGTGACTGTCATCTAACATCTGTTGGACATTAGGTAATCCTGCTACTAGGATTCATCTGTCTGAGTGCTGCTGTCTTCATCTGGGGGATTGCTCATCTAGAATATAGTTGGTTTTACTTGCAAAGAGAATTCTAAAATAGGTCAGATTGATTTTACCTTCAGATTGGTTATTTCATTCCAttgattataatttttttatttaagtggCTGAACCTCCCATAAATCCCATGATGAAATTTCTCATTGTATTACCTATTTCAGAGGTCCCAGCTGTAAAAAGATATTGAATTAAGGTTTTTTTTATGTAGACTAGACAAGACTCTAAGTTTTTAATTAGGTAATTAACATAGAACCAGAATGAGTAAGAGactgaaataaaacttttttattCAGCTAAATGCCCAAACTACTTAAGCAGGTCCTGCttgcaaaatattaaatatcAGATCATAATTTTCCTTATCCTTTATTTAAGATTCTAAAGAAATTTCCAATGAAATCACTAATCATCaagttatttaaaatgtttataaCATGGAAGACCATTACAATTGACAGGTAAAAGTCAATTGTAAAACTGAATATTAATAGGATTTGTTGCCTTTTTATATCAGAGCCACTATGCAACACAGGTCTaatctttttttgttattatccATTGCAGTTAAAAACAGTGATGTTCATTCTCCAGATAATAAAAGTTAATGAAACAAAAGCAGTATTTTGAATAATGAAGAACCCCACAGACACAGATGAAGCATTTCTTTCAGAAccctggtttgttttttatttccaaagagGTATGTAAAAAAACTATTAAGtcataatatatatatatgtccatatgtatgtatatatctATGTGAGATTCAGTAACTTATATATGTGTACATATGTCTATATATACATGCATGTGGTGGTGACTGCATTTCtatttaatatttctctcttctttctctgctcTCCCTACCACATATCCACTCCTCAATAAAATTCATACTCCTGACATTtgcatatggtctcatttgcatCTTAATTTGGGCAGAAGCATCTTTTGATAATCGGATCCTAACacatgtgtatgtatatatgttcATTTGTTCAAATGTAAGCATATATATCATTGAAATAGTCTAATCCTAGGAATCTACCTTGCCTCAGCACAAAGTATTTGCTTGTTGAACCAATCCAGTCTAAATATTTGGGCTCAAATTTAAGATCATGAAGTTACAGTTATGTTAGTTAATTTTAAATTGCTTATAACGGTTTTGATCCTACCATGTAGCATTACACAAATTTTCCACTTGAAATGGTTCATAGATCCTACCTTCCCTTTCACAATTTACTgcaataaaaaaggaaaaaagaccaaaaaaaaaaagccactagCATCAGTACAGAAACCAACTAgaggagcaaaaaaaaattacataatttGGATAATTCTCTGAAGACAAGACAGGCTATCTGACTTCCAAAAAGTTTGTGTCACAAAGGATTCCTTACATTTATGTAAGCAACTTTCTGAAATACAGTTCTGCTTATTTAAGGTAAATACAGTACAGTGAATCAGCCCTGTGATAACCTGGGGAGTTAAAGATCACCTATAGAGAAGGACAAAAATGTTGCTACTCTAACTAATAGAGTAAAAGCTGTTGAGTCTCAGCTCAGTGGACAGATTTCCCACCTTCAGGAATCATTTGCAGAACTTTAGTTGCTCAGTCATCTAAATGCttcaaatataatttttctgcaTTCTCCAGCACCACTCCCGTATTTTTCACATACCTAAAAGTTTCTCATTGTGTGATCTCTCTTCTCTCATGCCAATATTAGGCTGCTGAAATTTCCATGGCTTTCATGAAGTACACCCTGACCTAAACTGTTGAACATTATTCATACAGGCCACTACATCTATTTGGCTGTGTTATGTCATCTGTGTGTGTCATGACCAtgtataaatattatataattcATACAGAAGTGAAGCAATGTTTCCTGCACAATGCAatgaaatatattaatttatttcagaatttaTTGCAGTACTCAAATGGGGCAGTACTGAATTCCAACAGTAAAACTTCCCTTAATTCGCTGAAGGCAGTCTCTCCTTCAGTCACAAGCATCACTTGAATTCCAAAACCTGTATGGATAGgtgaggggagagcagtggaATGTTGCTTACCAGACTTCAGTAAGGCTTTTGATGTTATCTCCCATGATATCCTCATAGACAAAGTCATTAAGTGAAGGCTGAACAAGTGGAGAGAAGGCTGGTGAGATGGATGGAGAATTGGCTGAACAGCAGAGCTGTTGAGCTTGGGGAGATGGATGGAGAATTGGCTGAACAGCAGAGCTGTTGAGCTTGGGGAGATGGATGGAGGATTGGCTGAACAGCAGAGCTGTTGAGCTTGGGGAGATGGATGGAGAACTGGCTGAACAGCAGAGCTGTTGAGCTTGGGGAGATGGATGGAGAACTGGCTGAACAGCAGAGCTGTTGAGCTTGGTGAGATGGATGGAGAATTGGCtgaacagcagagctcagggggtTTTGATCTGTGGCACAGAGACCTGGCTGAAAACCTGCAAACAAGCAATATCCCACAAGGGTTTTCATACTGGGTCCAATCTTGTTCAACTTATAACTTAGATGAAGGGGTAGATATTTCCCAGCAGGTTGGCTGATGACACAAGGCTGGGAGGAGTGGCAAATACCccagagggctgtgcagccctcgACAGGCTGGAGAGTTGGGCAGAGAAGAACCTTCTGGAATTCAATGAAGGCaaatgcagggtcctgcacctggggaggagcagagatTGCACCTGCTGGAAGGCAGCTCTACAGAGAAGGAACTGGGGGTCCTGATGGACAATTAGTTCTGCATAATTgtgccaagaaggccaatggaaGAGCATTTCCAGCAGGCTGAGGAAGGTGATCCTGCCCATCTACTCAGCCCTTGTGAGGCCACATACGCTGTGCTGTGTCTAGTTCTTGGCTCCTCAGTAAAAGAGACATGGAGATCCTGGAGCAGGTCCATCAAAGGGCTATAAAAATGATTTCCTCTTGTGAGGAAAAGCTGTGAGAATTGGGCCTATGCAGCTTTGAGAAGAGACAACTGAGAGAAGACATCACCAATGTCtatcagtatctgaagggaTGGTGATGGGAGGATGGACCAAGCTCTGTTCAGTAGTGCTGAGCAAAAGGACAAGAACAACAGGCAGAAATTCATGCACAGCaggttccacctgaacatgaggtaCTGCTTTATTTTGTGGGTGACCAAGCagtggaacagattgcccagagagagAATGGAGTCTCCTTCACTGGAGATATTTAAAGGCCATCAGAACAGATGGAAGGACAGAATGCCCAGTGTGCATTATCTAAAGTTTCCAGAGAGAAGCTCTGTCTTTCCACTTACACTGATTTCAAATGATGTGGAAACCTTGAAGTTCCTCTCCTAACCATCAAAGGTAACTTGGTACCGTAAAACAAAGCACTTAAAGCACTTCAGTCAGTTGAGAATGTATTGGAAATCTTATTTTGCCATTACAAGGGGCTGAATTATAAAGATCAGGTTATTAATTCAAATGATTCATTAAGAAACTAAGGAAGATGTCAATTTTATTCATCCCTTCCTAAAATTTGTTGggattgttttaattaaacagctAAAACTTCATCAAAACTTGTAATTTCTTTAGGCGATCTGCTCAGATAATTTTTAGGACctttttcatgaaaaaaaaatctgctatgGTGTAATTTGGAATattaacataaaaataataatgctgATAAACTCACAAAATGCGTCCAAAAGatctgttgttttgtttttgttttttttttttttttactttaatccATGATCATAACAGACATAGTATCCTCAAGAAAGAAATTTCTGCTCAAAACTATAGCAGAAATTGGAATAATTATTACCTTTGGTCAGTGCTTTAAATATGTACCCACATATTCAGTTGATCCTACAGAGGGGCAGAGAAAAAAGGATGTGTTTGTTGTTTGTGTGGGTGTTCTTTCTTTCAGGATTTGCATCACTTCCTATCATATCCATTTTTCAAGCTGTCTTCAATTTAGAATCCTTAGCCAGTGGCAGAAAATTGTACTTGAAATAAATTAGTCAGCTTTGTTCAACAAGAAAACAGCAATATTTAATTTTGGAATTTTATTCAGAACAACTAACCTGAGGGCAGTAGATGCTGCCAATAAAGAGGGAAATGATTTGCCATATTATAGTTGCATGTAGCTATGATATCAGAGTGGTTTTTCCTTATAATGTAAGAAGGCAGATAGCCAAAATAATGAGACATTTATGGAAAGGTTATGGCCTCTTTACCTTTCCTCCTTGATAGATCTGTACTTGCATACAAGAAGGTAGATTGAAGAAGACAATTTCAAGAgtctggggaaaaaagcagtGTACAATTACACATTagttgctggggttttttttccagagaatgaGAAATGTTGTAAGAAAAACTGGCTTTGCCTCACTCATGCTGCCTTTCTGGTTGCTGTTGGAAAACAGTATGCTTTGGCATTGTCTCCACTACTGAGCACAAGTTGTAAAAATCTATTTCTCATGCTGCAGGATTTTTCCAAGTATAACCATTTTCTGAAGGTGAGTGTCTTCAAtgcattcttttctttctattatTTTGTATGTCGGGAGTAGCTCCTTTAATCAGTGGAACAACATCTAGGTAAGGTGTGGTTGCTAGGAGAGGTGAAGAGCATCTCCTAGGATCTGCTTCCTAAATTCTGTTTAACTATTGCTATGAAAACTCCTTTTGTGTCCAAAATGTTCACCATTTCCTTTTGTGTCCAAAATGTTCaccaccaggaaaaaaaaaatctcatgttatttttcttttattctttttctaaCACTGTTTAAGTTCCTTTCTTTGGAAATTGCAGCTTTCATGTATAGATTTATCATGGGCTTTAAAAACCAATTGTTACACTGATAGTTTCTGAATCATAATAACAATCTGTATTACAATTTTACAGGAATTTAGATAACTTTGCTCTGTGGATGTGTTTGAAAAGGATGCACCAAGTAGGAAGGAAGATAGTCAGCATAGATATTGTGTAGACTTCACTTTATCAAACATAAAAATGATGGGAAAAATATGTCTCTGTAAAGTCAGAGACTTGCATActgctttaaaatataaatgaaacCCAAAATAGTCCTAAAACCAACATATAAACAATGAGATAAAGTGTCTTTTTTGTTAGTCTCACAAATGTCCAGAGACAGGGTGGAAAGAtccccttttctctcttttactTGCCAAGAAAAAGGAGCCTTTCAGACCATCAGACTAGTCAGACGGGCACAACTTATAGAAAAGGCAAATAATTGCATACAGATCAGTGGGAATCCAATTCCTTCAAGAATATAACAGAGTGTTCCATGAATTTGAATGTGTTTCTAAAAAGCtaaacacccagccaggcacagccaaggcagccaggaggCTGGTGAATAATGCTACAGATATTGgatgagcagcaggaggaaacaGCAAGAATCCAAAGCACTCTCAGCAGGCATTGATACAAGTTACACATGGGACTAGTAAATCACCCAAACTGACTAATTTTTGTAGGCAGCATGTTAGCAGGCTTCTGAAAAGAATGTGGACTTGTAGGTACTGCAGCGGTGTGAAACATGAAGGCAGGTACATGTATCAGATGTTTGACCCAGCTGATCTCCAGAAGATTTGTGCATTTTCCAAGGCATGCAAATTCAGTCATGTTGTTATCACATCACAATCAGTCAGAGTGTAAAGCCAATACggcagacaagaaaaaaaaaaaaaacaaaaaacaaaacaaaactaaagaaatactgaaaaaagaAGGTATGACAGAAAGAAAGCATACCAAAGGCTGCTTCCAGAAAATAAAGACTTCTGCAATGGATGGCATTACCACACATGCAAACCCAGACCATTTTGAGCACTAATCTCATCTGATATGCCCACTTAAGCATTAGATAAGGAAgctaaaataaatgctttaaatttTCATTATAGTCTTTTGTCTCCTAAGTAAAGGAAAAGGACTGGCTGATCTGGAATGGCAGATTTGATTAGGAATCTATGGGATACCCATAACTTCCTGAAACAGTAACTGGTTTGAGGCAGAAAAATGGAGTATTTCAGACAGCAGAATACAACTGTGCTTGAAGACCCTGAATCCCTTTGCAGATAAGGATAAATAAACTTTTGTGTCAACTTCGACACACAGAGTATGTTACTTTTTACTAGATTTTTCTAGTCTTCTGTCCATTTGATTCCCTCCCAGTCATAGCCTAGTAATGTCAGAATAAATAATGCACAAAGGCAAGACCAACATGTAACAGCCTAAAGAAATTACAAATGCCTTTACAGGACAAACTATTAGGAATTCTTTATGAGAAATACCCACACCAAATCTTTCCCTTATCAGATAAGCCATTATTCACATACTGCAGCAGTGGATAACACATTTCATTAGAGCTGCAAGCCTGTAAGTCTCCTATCACAGGATGCAATAATGAACATTATGGAAAGCAAATTAATCTGAAAATTAAGTGGGGACAAAGCAGGAGTTTCTAGCTGTAGACATGAAAGCATACTCTCTACCAGAAGACTTGGACATATCCAGGTATTTTCATCATAAGAATGATTTATATTCATTCTAATGCACTGATTTTTTAAAGCCTTCTCTCTTGGAACACAATTTACAGTCCAATAATTTTGAGGGCTCTCACATGCTAAAATGAAGATCAGCTGAAGTTTAATTTTAGCTTGCTGTGTGATCCCACCTGGAAATGCTCTAgatttatttgcatttaaacAGCATTCCAAAGTAACAGTTTGAATATCAGTCCAAAAAAAGGAGTTGTATTCAAGAATATGGAAGGGTAAACAAAAAACCTCTTTTCTGAATCCCCAGGATAATAGTTTAATTTCTAAGTTATAAATTAGCCtaaaaaaattttaagaatCTTAAGATATTAAGGAGCTATAAAGGACTCTCTAGTATAGAAACAAGTTATGGAAAtcttggttttgggtttttgtaaCCTTTCAAATAAATACAGTAAAAGTGAAGTTCTAATACAGAACTATTCCATAGGAACAGCTGTGTTATCATTTGTAGGCAAGCTTAGAATTATCAAGCACAGGAAGTGCTTGATAAAATATGTTATATTTGTGAATGGAAGATCTTGGATTTGGATTCTTATTTCTGTCCTTGAGTACTAATTTCATCAAGCAACTGGACTAGAACATAGGAAAAAATAACTGTTAAAGATAATCAATCAATAGAACAGATAATGAAGCTGTGATGTCTCTACCAACACTAAGAATTTTTGGTGCAAGTTAAAAAAGCCTTTTAGGAACAATATTGTGCCTTGAATCATTGGGATGACCTCTTGAAGCCCCCTTAACATCATTCATAATACTGAATAGTCTATATGTATTTGAGTATTGAATATTATTGACTTTAGAACAGATCCATTTTGCTTACTTCTTTTCCCTTGGAGCATGCACAAAATTCCAGATCCTAATCATAGTACTAAAAAGAAGAGATCACCTGAATTTTCCAGGAAAGTGACATTTAAAAGCCCTACTTGCTACGTCCTAGTTTCACGTTCATGACAAAAGAGAAACCATTTAGGATTTAGCAATTCACCTTCTATCATATTAATTCCTCAACCTGACTTTTACTGATCATAAATGAACATTTATCATGGAAAGTGActctgtttctattttaaatttctcACTAGATGAAGGAGCCCTTCTTCAGACATGGCTCAGGTTCAGCTAATCACACTCCAGCACTTTCACCTTCACTTCATTTGGTGGGGGATCCTTCTGCTTGCTTTCCAGTGTTGACAGTCTTCCTTATTAATTAGGTATTTATACTAAATGTGTCAGGTAGTATTAAATCAGATTTCCTTCATAACCACATCTTATTAAAAGAAATTGATTCCAGAAttctacaaatatttttttattctcaaATTAAACTGTGTATATTTGTCAGATTTTTGATGGAATTACCAGCATTCTGATTCCAAGCTCAAGCACCCTGAGCTCATTGCAACTCCAAGAAGTCAGCAAAAAAAGCTTTCTGAAAGTTCCAAGAAGCTTTATGTTAACTGAAATATATTTAAGAGCTAGGCCAATAGAAGTGATTAAGAatacaaaccaaacaaactaaCTTTCCAGGTGATTACTGAAGTATCACTTCAAAGGTGTGGTATTTTGGTTTTCTGAATAAATACTTGtgcttttcagattttttgttgtttcatttGTCTTcttagtaattttttaaaaaattaaacagatcccatgggaaaagcagaaaacgcaaactttaaaaaataattttgttttagaATTATCTTGAGACATAATATAAGGGCTAATAGCCTTTTAGTCAAAGTTCATACAGAGCTCAGAACTGCAGAAACTGTAGACCAGCCACTAGTTAAGCACAGTCTCTCtggattatttatttttcttttgaggaCATTTTACAGTGACAGTTCAGAAATAGGCTGATTTGTAACACTGTAAATCAATGTTGTTTGTGATGTGGATTCAATAATACAAAACTTGtccttcttttcctctatttttttaTCTCTGGCTGTaaactttttcttatttaaattctttctgcttctttttagGAAAACCAGCTGGATTATACTGGCAAATACCTCAGGAAGGCAGAAATAATTGCTCCAATTATTACTGGAGAGCCAGGTGGGAAATTAGAATGTGGGGCCAATTGGGGATAGATAAAAAAATACTTCTCAGAGTTTAGAGAGGAAGCTGATAATACTTAGGTTTATAAGGCTGCTGTTGTTTATCTTGACTCAGTTTTTAGAGTTTGGGTTTTAGGCATTAGTAGTGAGGCTATTCCTAGCTTAAGGGGACATGTATGAAAtatagatttctttttaaaaaaccagAGAGGATAAGGACTACTGTCAGTGCATAGGCCTGACTCATTGCTTAAGGATCCCTTGTGACAGAAAAGTGTATCTTATCTTTTAAATTCTTAAAATCAGCATATGACAGGCTATCTGCAAGTGCTTTCAGTACTTGTTTTCTATTCCCTTAtgtcctttttttctgctctgtaaTGTAGCAGCTGCTCATGTGAGAAATTACCCTTGCTggtattttctgctttaaattttGTTGGCATTGATTAAAATTATAGTGTTGAGTAGTAGATGGCAGACCCTTGCTAGAAGGTAATGGCAGAAAGCAAGGttctgattttaaattaaagacAGTTTAAACAAAGTCAGGTTGAATTTTAGCCTTTTTATTTATAGGGACAGTAGAGAAGTTTGGCAATTCTTCTTCTTTCAATTAGATATCTTCCTGGGAAAGGATTACATTTTAATcagtaatattttattttgcaaaaaacaaccaaaaacatTTTCTACATGTAACTCAGAAGGGCAACAGGGCTATAAAAGCAGGCATTACAGACACTAAGAATGGGTATTTAGAAATAGATTAACATGTTTATATTGCTCTTGAGGAAAGGCAATGAGAATGTGCAGCAATTTTGCTTTGCTATGTACATGACATGAactcaaaactaaaaaaaatacaattcaaCCATTGTTCAAGTCAGTGGTAATCTGACTGGTGATGAAATGTTGGTAACATTTCAGATTGTCTGTATTTTTCTCTACATCCATGGATCAATATCCATTGGAATTAAGTCAGCTGTCTTATACTCAGTCAGTAAAAGACTGTTGATTCAAAAAAAAACCTTGTAATTCCAGGCTTTTTCAAGGTTCTCATGCATTTTGGTATATGCTAGGATTAAATGAGCAAAAATCCAGAATTATTTGAGTTGTTGGGAAGGCAGCAAACGTCAAAGATAGTATTTTACCTAAATAGATGATGCTTCCTGTGGTTTTGAAATACCAATCTAAATAGGTCTTAAAAAGAATTGGTTTAAGAAACATAGAACTATTCTCCATCATGGTGAAAGTCACTGCTTCTGTCTTGGTCATTTATTGCTGCTCTATATGCTGTTATTTATGCTTCTAGGAGTCAGGAATCATGTTACAGAAGATAAAAATTTTCAGTTTAGTTCAATTTAATtacatttaagaaaaataaataactacTTTATGATCTGTAGGTAAATTGAAGACAACTCCAGCATGTGAATTCACACTTCCTCTGTCTATTCAGTCACTTTCTGacataaatatagaaataagcAGTTGTATGCTATGTAATTATACTTGCAATTTTCCTTGGAAATAACAGTTCTCAGATTCTTGCTACCCAATACTGTGCATGTGACATTCTCATGTTGCTTCAGTAGTtgaaacaatgcaaagaaactAAAAAGTGGAATTTTCCTGGCACAGAGTTGCTAACATATCtgttcaaaacaaaacactggATGAAGTGTGTGAAATGTGGGTGCCTCATGCTCCTAATCAAGGGCACAGAAGAAATGTTTTTACTTCTGTAGCTGTCAAACACCTCAGtggacagcagctcccagaacaCCACTCACACTGAGCAGGCATATCTGCAGTTTGTGTGTTGAGCCCTTCAAAAATCTTTGTCAACTCCTTCATAGCAAAGAGTCATAGAAAGGTTTGGGTGGGAAGTGATCTTTAAAGCTCATCTGcttcccaccccaccccatgacagggacaccttccaccagaccaggctgctcaaaccCCCAGTGTTCAACCTGCCCTTGAACGCTTCCAGGGTTAGGGCATCCAtcacttctctgggaaacctgatCCAGTGCCTCACAAATTCAATGTAAATCTACtctcagtttaaaaccattgtcACTGTAGGCCCTGATAAaaagttttttcatttttgtaagTCCCCTTTATCTATTTCAAGGCCACAACAAGGTCTCCTCAGAGTCTTCTTtcctccaggctggacagccccaactctctcagcctgtctccataGGAAAGGTGCTCTGTCTCTGATTATTCTAAAGTGAGAAATTTTCTCACCTGCAGCAAACCTGCTATTTTTAGCCTGGGCAAAGCAGACATCAAAGTATGGACTTGTGCATATACAAAAGCATTTGCAAATCTCAGTAACTGTATCATAATTATCTGTTAATAACTTCCTTCATCtgccttttttctcctcttataACTTCCTGGTTGAAGGTCCAATATTAGGGCATTTTTCTCTGAACATCCTTATAAAGATTAATATTATACTTCTGATAATTCAACCTTGAGAtataaaagaatttaaaatgctAGTTTTTTAAGATGTGGGATGCAGCAAGCCCTCAGCCTGTTCTCAGTCCTAGTACAATGAATCCTGAGGTTTAAAGAGTGTTACTTTAGCTAATTTAAGAACAAGTAAAAATGAATTCTTTTTTCTGAGTTTTAATTACTCTGAAGAATGTGGCATTGGTTAGCTGTGCCTATTCTGTCAATTTGTTTCATGCCTTGTTTTACTCAAGAGAGCTAATCCACTTATCACTCCTGGGTGCTCCCCTTCAGGAGAAACAGTGTGAAACTGTTTGCAAGACAATTTGCTCCAGGGTCTGTTCTGTGCAGAAAGGACGGATGAAAATTTCACTAGGATGGTTCAGAAAGCTATAAAGGAACATTAACAAGTCAAATTATTCTCAGTCAGAGGGTCATGCACCTTTCCAAAATCTTATTGCAATGACTTCCTAGCATGTTTTAAGGTTTCTGTGGAATTTCAACAATTTTTGTCATAAATAAAGATTAGACTGCCTATATTATTGAAGTACAATGATAAGAAATTAAACCATTCTGAATTTCTTAGTTGATAATTTTGGCTGATGAACCACAGAGCtcaaaaattaggaaaaaaatgttttttcatcTTCAGCTACTCTGAATAGATGAAATTAAATCCAAAGTACTGT
This Agelaius phoeniceus isolate bAgePho1 chromosome 5, bAgePho1.hap1, whole genome shotgun sequence DNA region includes the following protein-coding sequences:
- the LOC143694170 gene encoding uncharacterized protein LOC143694170 isoform X1; translated protein: MKNPTDTDEAFLSEPWFVFYFQRENEKCCKKNWLCLTHAAFLVAVGKQYALALSPLLSTSCKNLFLMLQDFSKYNHFLKENQLDYTGKYLRKAEIIAPIITGEPEPVQFKRKNGAIERQDQRRTLFLRVISGIEGLHSIESFPSPLCT
- the LOC143694170 gene encoding uncharacterized protein LOC143694170 isoform X6; amino-acid sequence: MKNPTDTDEAFLSEPWFVFYFQRENEKCCKKNWLCLTHAAFLVAVGKQYALALSPLLSTSCKNLFLMLQDFSKYNHFLKENQLDYTGKYLRKAEIIAPIITGEPGKLLA
- the LOC143694170 gene encoding uncharacterized protein LOC143694170 isoform X4, with translation MKNPTDTDEAFLSEPWFVFYFQRENEKCCKKNWLCLTHAAFLVAVGKQYALALSPLLSTSCKNLFLMLQDFSKYNHFLKENQLDYTGKYLRKAEIIAPIITGEPGVFGSLTETHGHFSRSLTFAT
- the LOC143694170 gene encoding uncharacterized protein LOC143694170 isoform X2 — translated: MKNPTDTDEAFLSEPWFVFYFQRENEKCCKKNWLCLTHAAFLVAVGKQYALALSPLLSTSCKNLFLMLQDFSKYNHFLKENQLDYTGKYLRKAEIIAPIITGEPGSCNRILLSLYRKGPSGAVCYLPPISGGLHIFSSHFILL
- the LOC143694170 gene encoding uncharacterized protein LOC143694170 isoform X5 → MKNPTDTDEAFLSEPWFVFYFQRENEKCCKKNWLCLTHAAFLVAVGKQYALALSPLLSTSCKNLFLMLQDFSKYNHFLKENQLDYTGKYLRKAEIIAPIITGEPAAIASC
- the LOC143694170 gene encoding uncharacterized protein LOC143694170 isoform X3, with protein sequence MKNPTDTDEAFLSEPWFVFYFQRENEKCCKKNWLCLTHAAFLVAVGKQYALALSPLLSTSCKNLFLMLQDFSKYNHFLKENQLDYTGKYLRKAEIIAPIITGEPGTQRKTLNRVSTVCQELKKKKKKNSRKGKDSREKGNR